The nucleotide window ATGTTATTAAGAATTGGATCCTCAAAATGGTCAAGCAATGCTTCTGGAGTGGTtagaaaaagtgataaaatgttAGACGACAAAAAGAGTGCGGTGCGGACTTCGGCTACAAGTGTTTTATCTTGCATTTTAGTGTTCGCTGAAGCTGAAAATCTTTCAATTTCACATACATTGGccgtaaataatttaattccatttttttaatgaattaccAACTCTTATTCTTTATTTCAATACAATGTTGTCTTAATATAcgaaacatttttgtatattttcattataccaATGGGTAatggtattttttaaatttttttggtaacaAATCCGTCATGGTTTGTTAATTACATATCGACCGCACCCTTGCAGGAACCATTTACACGAGCCCATAATTGGCCGTTAACATGCCAGGTGGTATCCACAGCATATTCACCAATAGGAAATGGTAATTTCACCAAATCGCCGCTGAGACGAAATTTATCCAATATTAAATCGTGCTAGAAAAAGATacgaaagaaaattaaaaatattttaaaatatattgattagaAACAAAATAGTCAAACTATAAGTGAAtgctttgaaaaaataaaaaaaatatatataaaaagttcgattgaattaaaaaaaaaaaattttaaattaagaaaattaaatctgtgttaataaaataataatttaaataaaggaattaattttacatagttattttcgaaaaaaatattttaaaaatccgtATTTTTAACGTTAACggcacaaaattatttttcattattttttttcatattttttatattttcttgaaaaaatatCCAGTACTTACATCATATGGGCAGGTGTGATTAACATTACTGTACTCTTTCATAATATTGTAGAAGAATTCAGCAACAGGGTTCGCTTTCggatttttcataaatttgcaAGCGTCAAAAGTCACTTTATATAGGAATGGTTTCCAACCATTAGCACGTTTTAATAGACGTATTGAaaccttataaaaattaaatattcaaactatacttttttaatttaatttaaaattccattttttaaatgaaattgagattgttttagaaaaataaatatatttttttaagatttaataTTTCCATCTGATACTCACATTAGATTCACGACCCACTTCCTTAAGATGCGCATGCACTCTCATGTAACTGTCCTCACCACGCACTGCCTTCAAGGAGCAGGCTTTGAAGACCAGTTTCGACTTGTCATAAGAGTGACACATTagatttgaaaatttacaaaacgaGTCACATTGCTAAATGTTAATGAGATGATGACacgtatattttttatgtaaatagatcataagaattttagaatataaaCTCACTACGTagcccaccaacaacaccaAGAAAATTGTGCTGCAAAGGTAAAATTTAGCAGCGCCTAAAAATCCCgagattttcattttcaattaaaaggttttttaattttcaggaaaaaattcttgtaaaatttatttaagccACGTTTTGCTTGCGCCTATGTCGATTGCAAATTTACCAATGTCCACTATTTTGCTGCCCCAAAAGTCTCATTAGTAGAAAATTTTCACGCCcttaatgtatttataatgaCTTTATAGTGGACCTAAGCAttgttgatatatatttttgtcatctgtactttgttattttttcaattatcccTAAATCCGCTGTATTCTAATTTAATAATTGACTTTGGTTGGCACGTTGTCGTTATCAAGATCAATTAGCACTGTCTTCTGTTTAGCGCAGGTACACATGTgaaatctatttataaaattatttatacagtGAAACATTTTATAACGTTTCTTTAATTCCATTGTGCGGAGTGCGTGCTTTTTCAGGAGTGGTCTTCTGCTCTTCCTACTACCTTGTAGATTGCACTCTAGCGCTTGTCAGCAGATCTCATCCAGTTGTTTCCCAAATTATGTCCGAATATCCGGGTCTAAGTTTTCTTTAAAGATTATAGGTAATTATAAAGCCTTTGAGATTGCTAGATATCAGACCCTTGTATATGTTTCGTTTAGGGGAATCGTGGAAGACATTGGCAACTTCTCAATCCCAACCTTCTCATCTCCACTTTCCGAACTTTGTGGTACTCGTATAGGCCAATAGTCACGATCACAatatccaaataattttttttacactcAACAGTTCTcatttcttcaattttaatCTTTCATATTAGAACGATTTTTAATGGTAAGAAAACGCTTAAATTCTTATTTtctagttaattaattaattctattGTTGAACTGATTCCCAAtgaatattcaataaatataagatcCTTGTAAAATAATTCTTCTCTCAAACTATCTTAGAtaattaattctttatttacaagctttttgttttcttttaaaagtataaaaaagaaatatacttCATACCAGAAGTGAAGCCAGAATAAAATAGGATTTAGAAATACTTGAGAATTCATACCCAATTATCATTGATGCTGGTTTGAAAACGCaaaactcattaaaattttaaagagcaGAATTGAAAAGGGGTAGAAAGCAAGAAGCTGTAAATTCTAATAAGAATACTTATAACTGCTGAAACAACAATATGAGAAGGATGTCAAGTAAAAGATGCTTTTGTAAAAATGGATACATGTACTTACAACCactcataaatatttgtttaacccTCTAACAGCCTCCTGTGTATGTGTctcagttaaatattttttaatcaaagcaCAATCCCCCAATTTCGCATAATTCTCACACTTCCATCAACAATTACAATTGCGCAAAAGTAAGTTTTTCTTCACAttctttgtttattaaaatgttgCTAAAACGGCTGATGTCATCATCAACACATCCTTTAAACCCTACGCTCTGCGTTGAACGCGCTcatcatatttttcattaaaaaaaaaaaaaaaactcccaACACCATTTCCATAAACATTAACACAAAGCAACATCATAAACACTAAACAACCAAAtggcaaccaaccaaccaattcCCAATACCAATCACAACGACACCGGTAAGCAACAGACAGACAGCAGCGCAGTCACCAGCAGTCGCGAAAACATTACCATCATCATCGTTGTCGTCAGTGGCATCAGCATAACCATCAACCTTAAAAATCAACCCCAATTGATGCTGCTGAGGAGTGGAAAAAAAgatgcaagaaaaaaaaatatatttttttctacgcACGCATGTGATTACTTTTGAgcgtttcgttgttgttgttatgtcgtTTATGTATCggttttgtcgttgttgttgtttagtaaTCATAGCGTtctgtttaattaaaaattgtatatggcGCACAATTCAGCTATTGTAACTAGACTTtgaatacatgtgtatgtatgtacatagatacttacagaagtatatacatatatgtatacttaattactttcatataaatatacacacaaatatatctgtgaaataatttctcttttAAAATTTCCCTATTAATTGTTGCAACTTTTTGCTTGGAGtttcaagtttttattttaaagacttACTTATTTGCGGTTAAAATGCATTTGCGAGTTTTCCATATGGTGAGTATTTATAGCTGGCAGAGTTCTTATATTGAGTATATCAAGTATTCTGAAGAAATATTATAAGCTATttactcatatatttatatacatcatCGATCTTATAATAAGTGGAAATATCAATCAAGTTGTACAGTTCCAACTGCGgttttgaattatttgaaaagtaGATAAAGGTGAATCGAactaacaactggtataaatcacataGAGATAAGTAATGAGAGCAGCATAACATACGACTTTATTGAAGTatttaaatactataaataaCTTTCTTCAAGATTTCGTAATTAATATATCGATAATAGAGTTGAATCGAAAACCGCTGTGCtcaatttcaatatattcaGATACTCGTATAAGTGTTAGTTCCGTATTTTGTTACGGAACCTAGTCTTTCAGATACAGCCTTCGGACCATTTGAAACCAGCCTTAGAAGACGCGTTTATATTGTAAGATTATTGTAAAGCATTTCTCAACTTTGGTCGAAGAAAAATCTAGGTTATTACTATTACAAAAATTCGGTAGACGTGAAACGAaagattcattttcattttaagatTCTATTAAGCCAATGCTGGAATATACACTGCAATACCACATACGGTAGTGAATAAGTAGTTTTTGAGTCTCGATTTAACTTCTTTGACATATCTCCATCTCGTTTACTGAATGAGATTATAAATTGAACGTTTTAGTTAAGAGACAGGTATGAAGTCAacgatatatttaataatagtgGTTCAAAGTGGATTGTGAATAGCTATTTTAAGAGCAATATGCACTCGACATCAATTTTCAATATCCAACATGACCTTCAATGCTAAACGTCTCAGTATACAGTAATATTTCAAGACAGTTGGACTCTTTTTTTATCCGAGTGCAAACGGattgaagaaattaaattaaattaattaaaaaataataatttatcgaAAGAATTTCGATGATTGTCATTTTGGTCGTGATTAACTCTACAGCTGTActgaactttattttttttctggtaTAGAACTGGCCTCAACTCAATAAACCCATTACCAAACTCCAATATCTCccaagatttatttttattgaacaaaaagtttaacttcatattttctgttctatagaaaagaaaataaaatgtaaaaataaaataaaattatattttaattaacaaactatttatattcaaaataaaaacttcATTGAACACAACTGTTGCTTAGTATATCATTAATATCATTTGCAttgctaatattattattaacattgcGCTATTTAGCATAGTTTCGAACCATACATCTATTACAATTTGGAGACTTACTCAACTCTGAGAAGAGCAAGCACAATGTTGATGACAACCACTGTTATGAACCGCGCCTGCGCATATGCAATACTAAGTCTTTGAGTATAACGAAAATTTAAATGGCGAATACTGTTAACTAACAGACGCAACAAATGGACTGTTAACGACTTATGTTAGTGAAAAATCTCTGTTAATAGCGGATGTTGGCAGTTGCCGGTATATTTTTGTGTGCTTCGCTTCAGTCGGGTATCGTCCGAAATAGGGAATGCATGTTTCAGcagtgatatatattttttgatacaaaatttatttaacatgtagataaaaataataacaatagatTATATATctggaatatttatttttattttttgtatattaaaaaaatatttttatatacggtAGTTGAGTATGAATTCCTTTAATGTGTAATTTGTAAGATAGGCTTGAAAATTGCAGCTAAATGTATTTAGGAAAAGCTGTTGCATACTTTAAGGGGCGATCCTCTTTGTATGATTATTTTGTTTGATAGAAATTATAaactaaagtttaaattttgtttgttttgatggAAAATCAATTTATAAAACCAGTTTTCTTACACATTCaatcgaaaaattaattaatctcAACATTCTAATAACACTATATCTAGAAATAGTGCTTTAAGCTTTCATTCTTGACCATTGGCTCATAAAATGTTCCACATgaactaatattatttttatttaactatttaatatttcctcATTGACCATTTCTAAAGCAATTCGGTGCCTCATTATTGATTTCGCATTATGCCAATTCGTCCAGAAAGCCATTACACCCTTATTAAAATAGAGAGAAATCTAAataaaaaagcattaaaatCTATTATAAACCCACAACCGCACCTGTgtcggcaacaacaaaaagaaaatcttTGAAAAAGTCGGAGAAATGGCAAAGACAAAAATGAAAGTGAAGGCAAAAAGCCGCACAACTAACTAGCATTAGGCGCATTTCATTGGCATGCCCCAACCGAAAGGGGCGAACTTAGCACGAAAAAATAGGTAAATTGTCCATTTCGGcagggaaataaaattttatgagatCGCTTTAGCGACACGAATGCCGTTGGGCGCTCGTTTGCCTGCCAGCGCCGACTATTCGCGCCAAAAATTTTCCTTTTATCGAAAGCATTTTTTTCATGGCCTTTATTGCCGCTTTCGCATTTAActactttctttcttttttgcaaCGCATAGTTTTCGTCCATTCCGAATTTTATATTTCCCTAGCATTGATTTAATGACACTATTGAATGGCTGAGTAAATAGTTGACGGTACGGTTGACTGCCTTTTAGCATGCTTGACTGAATGTCGCTGCTGGTTGGTTGGCGCGCGGACAGGTTATTACTTCCTTTGCCTTGACTTTTGCCCCACGGAGGCGCCCCAAATGTGTGGCACACATTTGCGTGCCTTCATTCCACCATGCTTAGCTGCTGCTTGTGAaaaggtgtgtgtgtttgttttttggtgttgttgtgttgaAACAAATGTGTTGGTAAACGAGCCCATAATGTTCGCAATTAGCCAAATTGATTTTCTGATAAATTGGAATTGCAGTTGTGGCACTTTTGCGGCTAATGAAAATTGATTCGAAGTTGTTAGTGAGTTTCTCGATATTGCATTTCGATACTAGAATCGGGTACGGTAGAGCTTTGAGCTAAAACTTATATGTGAATGAGTGTTCTGATTTGCAAAGAGTATGGCAAACTGAAATGATAGATTATGAAACACGTTGCTAGGCATGACGCCCCTGACGTGTCATGACGTGTAAAGGTCCTGGAGAAACTACAAATTAGACCTATATAAGGCACAtaacttatattttataaaagtctAGCCAAACGTTTGCCTTACATGGGCAAACTCGGATCAATCATCGGATCAAAGTGGTATCGCCCACTCTTAGACGAAATCTCAGGAGCTCTCCGACCAAGTTGAATCAAATTTAGTGTTTAAACTACTTTGAAACTTGTTGACTTTATGTTCAAGTTTGTCGCAATCGAAATTGGACTATAGACCACGACCAATTCTAAAATTTCTAACGAATATTttagtgtttaaaaaaattaaaacaaataaggaaaaactaatttcgggtgtaaccgaatattttcttatctcgctatttatttatttaatgttaaataaactaaactcgtttttaggacagatatctATTTGTCTTAACTCTAatgtgaagtgataaaaatttcaaagtcctttgTATCCTGGATCATTAGTTCAgctgatttattttaaataactctattatctttatttatttacataggcAGCATTGGTCATGAAAgggttaagataacacacaatcgGGTAGTAGtatatggaccgatttcacttatctcgcgtttacttaattttgctaagatatcgcAGTATAAAGTCagttgaaaatccgtatatcagGTATTTGGGTTTTCGAGGAAGTATTGACataattttgcccatttttagcaaagaggcacactattaacgggtgatttttttgaggttaggattttcatgcattagtatttgacagatcacgtgggatttcagacatggtgtcaaagagaaagatgctcagtatgctttgacatttcatcatgaatagacttactaacgagcaacg belongs to Zeugodacus cucurbitae isolate PBARC_wt_2022May chromosome 6, idZeuCucr1.2, whole genome shotgun sequence and includes:
- the LOC105209924 gene encoding uncharacterized protein LOC105209924, with the protein product MEFVESGVQISMDVGVGNSRRYIDVSRLYETLGSTLAKSLPAFHAMTGCDYNPALYRKGKKRPLTMLKNSKRYQEAFGDLGSYTSDSDKQCDSFCKFSNLMCHSYDKSKLVFKACSLKAVRGEDSYMRVHAHLKEVGRESNVSIRLLKRANGWKPFLYKVTFDACKFMKNPKANPVAEFFYNIMKEYSNVNHTCPYDHDLILDKFRLSGDLVKLPFPIGEYAVDTTWHVNGQLWARVNGSCKGAVDM